The following are from one region of the Methanomassiliicoccales archaeon genome:
- a CDS encoding AsnC family transcriptional regulator: MDKLDRQMLVMLERNPRATYRQLAEQLHLSIPALQRRLTILESTKRILGYRTLVNLEAMNGVRSMVYGQMAGKVDSETLSKIEKQGSIHTTSLGSLNSIYLMAHLQRFLELDDVIRVAQEVCRISDPQIIIFGCGSIISTCPPVIEDIRGGDISSLSEVDLKIIRSLHYNARKPIITVAKEIDLSPKTVRKRLARMISNNLIEFRTMSTLEGLGTLVFFVIVKLKKAGSRPSILKKIRDDPQFYVDSSVVVSNARDLLFFEMQTESVIEMSRIVEDIRALKEVDSVSSDLIQKVYYFDIWRDRMIEDPKQKGKGKGN, translated from the coding sequence ATGGATAAGCTCGATCGCCAAATGCTTGTAATGTTGGAAAGGAATCCACGAGCCACGTACAGGCAGCTTGCCGAGCAGTTGCATCTCTCGATCCCAGCCCTGCAGAGGCGCCTGACGATATTGGAATCTACAAAACGCATCCTGGGATATCGTACCCTTGTCAATCTTGAGGCCATGAACGGGGTCCGGTCCATGGTATATGGGCAGATGGCCGGAAAGGTGGATTCAGAAACGCTCTCCAAGATCGAAAAGCAAGGATCCATCCACACGACGTCATTGGGCAGCCTGAACAGCATCTATCTGATGGCCCATCTGCAACGCTTTCTGGAACTGGATGATGTCATTAGGGTCGCTCAAGAGGTCTGCAGGATATCGGATCCGCAGATAATCATATTCGGCTGTGGATCGATCATCTCCACCTGTCCACCGGTAATCGAAGACATCAGGGGCGGTGACATCTCCTCCCTTTCTGAAGTGGATCTCAAGATCATCCGGTCATTGCACTACAACGCCAGAAAACCAATCATCACCGTTGCGAAGGAAATCGATCTGTCTCCCAAGACGGTGAGAAAGCGCCTCGCCCGAATGATCTCCAATAATCTCATCGAGTTCCGCACCATGTCCACCTTAGAAGGTCTGGGCACGCTCGTTTTTTTCGTCATCGTAAAGCTGAAGAAGGCAGGATCCCGGCCATCGATACTGAAGAAGATCCGCGATGACCCTCAGTTCTACGTGGACTCTTCAGTAGTGGTGAGCAATGCCAGAGACCTGCTTTTCTTCGAGATGCAGACCGAGTCCGTGATCGAGATGAGCAGGATCGTCGAGGACATCCGGGCCTTGAAGGAGGTCGACTCGGTCTCCTCGGACCTTATCCAGAAGGTCTACTACTTTGACATATGGAGGGATCGCATGATCGAAGATCCAAAACAAAAAGGAAAAGGGAAGGGGAACTGA
- a CDS encoding PH domain-containing protein, whose translation MKMELPADMQNLIGPEERIELYVDGEKYPEITSDTVALTNERVILRRHNLEGTGAAITAYSYREITGVGMEKGFMRSIIRLRIKTAEETMDAIRLPTKQAEQAIGILKNKVCGITSPF comes from the coding sequence ATGAAGATGGAATTACCAGCCGATATGCAGAATTTGATAGGGCCAGAGGAAAGGATCGAACTATACGTCGATGGTGAGAAATATCCGGAGATCACCAGCGATACCGTAGCCCTAACAAACGAAAGGGTCATCCTCCGACGTCACAACCTAGAGGGAACGGGGGCTGCCATCACTGCCTACAGCTACCGTGAGATCACCGGGGTCGGCATGGAAAAGGGGTTCATGAGGTCGATCATAAGGCTCAGGATCAAGACCGCCGAAGAAACGATGGATGCGATCAGGTTGCCCACAAAACAGGCCGAGCAGGCGATCGGTATCCTCAAGAACAAGGTATGCGGGATCACATCACCTTTCTGA
- a CDS encoding aldo/keto reductase, producing the protein MRPRNEKIIRNTLAIECNGDLSMDTTGGGVPTRMLGNTGEMVSIIGLGGYHLGRPNVSEDESVRIIRTAIESGITFLDNSWDYNEGKSESRMGKALKGGYRDKAFLMTKVDGRDRNSAMTQLNESMVRLDTDMIDLLQFHEIIYENDPERIFGEGGALEAALEARDEGKIRYIGFTGHKSPDIHRKMLETAARNHFRFDTVQMPLNVMDAHFQSFEKKVLPILTREKIGVLGMKSMGDHILLESGAASPMECLHYALNLPTSVVITGCDSMKILEQALTAARTFQPLTRAEVDALLARTAEPAAHGKFEQYKTTHNFDSTLYNPKWLG; encoded by the coding sequence TTGAGGCCCAGGAACGAAAAGATTATCCGCAACACCTTGGCAATAGAATGCAATGGAGATCTTTCGATGGACACCACTGGAGGAGGCGTACCGACAAGAATGCTTGGTAACACAGGCGAGATGGTATCGATTATCGGTCTGGGGGGCTATCATCTTGGGAGACCGAACGTCAGCGAGGACGAGAGCGTTCGCATCATCCGCACAGCGATAGAGAGTGGGATCACCTTCCTTGATAACAGTTGGGACTACAATGAAGGCAAGAGCGAGTCGCGCATGGGGAAAGCCCTAAAAGGCGGCTACCGTGACAAAGCCTTCCTGATGACCAAGGTCGACGGTCGTGACCGTAACTCGGCCATGACGCAGCTGAACGAATCCATGGTAAGACTGGATACGGACATGATCGATCTGTTACAATTCCATGAGATCATTTACGAGAACGATCCGGAACGCATCTTTGGCGAAGGAGGGGCCCTGGAGGCGGCATTGGAGGCCAGGGACGAAGGCAAGATCCGCTATATTGGATTCACGGGACATAAAAGCCCGGATATTCACAGGAAAATGCTCGAGACCGCTGCCCGGAACCATTTCCGGTTCGACACGGTGCAGATGCCGCTGAATGTCATGGACGCACACTTCCAGAGCTTCGAGAAGAAGGTCCTGCCGATACTGACCAGGGAGAAGATCGGGGTCTTGGGGATGAAATCGATGGGCGACCATATCCTCCTGGAGAGCGGGGCGGCGTCTCCCATGGAATGTCTGCATTATGCCCTGAACCTGCCGACCAGCGTCGTCATAACTGGTTGTGATTCGATGAAGATATTGGAACAGGCGCTCACCGCGGCCAGGACTTTCCAGCCATTGACGAGGGCTGAGGTCGACGCTCTCCTCGCCAGGACGGCCGAGCCGGCCGCTCACGGCAAATTCGAACAATACAAAACAACCCACAACTTCGATAGCACCCTCTACAATCCTAAATGGCTCGGATAG
- a CDS encoding NAD(P)-dependent oxidoreductase, translated as MAISTFGKGSRIGIIGMGIMGSSFASNLLDRGYQVHVYNRTREKAQPLIDRGAVFHSTPKELATFSDILMTSLTDQSAIDAVCQGEDGFLAGLRKNSLWIDLSTIDPAASSVHADAAKQAGIKRLDTPVVGSKDAALSGNLIVLVGGDEDVYRDAEGFLDEIGKNVIYLGKDGNGHRMKLAINLYLGLVAESFSESLTLAGKMGLDAKTFVDTINKTPHRNYFTEGKGPKIVAKDFEPAFSLDNLFKDLGLVNEQVKRTGAVLPFTELAIKQYSEAIQDGNGQKDFSIIAETIQRRNGLG; from the coding sequence ATGGCTATTTCCACTTTCGGCAAGGGCTCACGCATCGGCATCATAGGAATGGGGATAATGGGAAGCTCCTTCGCCTCCAATCTCCTGGACAGAGGTTATCAGGTTCACGTATACAATCGGACCAGGGAGAAAGCCCAACCGCTGATCGATAGGGGAGCCGTGTTCCATTCCACCCCGAAGGAGTTGGCCACGTTCTCGGACATTCTCATGACATCCCTCACGGACCAATCGGCGATCGATGCCGTGTGTCAAGGCGAGGACGGGTTTCTCGCTGGGTTAAGGAAAAACAGTCTGTGGATAGATCTGAGCACAATAGACCCGGCCGCCTCGTCCGTGCATGCAGATGCGGCCAAGCAGGCAGGGATAAAAAGGCTTGATACCCCAGTTGTGGGAAGCAAGGATGCGGCTCTTTCAGGCAACCTGATCGTATTGGTGGGCGGCGACGAGGATGTCTATCGAGACGCTGAAGGGTTCCTTGATGAGATAGGCAAGAATGTGATCTATCTGGGGAAGGACGGCAATGGTCACAGGATGAAGCTGGCCATAAATCTCTATCTCGGGCTTGTGGCCGAGTCGTTTTCAGAATCATTGACATTGGCAGGAAAAATGGGTCTCGACGCTAAAACGTTCGTAGACACGATCAACAAGACGCCCCATAGGAACTATTTCACCGAAGGTAAAGGACCAAAGATCGTGGCCAAAGATTTCGAACCTGCTTTCTCACTGGACAACCTGTTCAAGGACCTTGGATTGGTGAACGAGCAGGTGAAGAGGACCGGGGCGGTGCTCCCTTTCACCGAATTGGCAATAAAACAATATTCCGAGGCGATCCAAGACGGTAACGGTCAGAAGGACTTCAGTATAATAGCCGAAACAATCCAAAGAAGGAACGGGCTTGGCTGA